ATAGGGGACGACGGCCGGGTCAAGGTCGCCGACTTCGGTCTCGTCCGGGCCGTGGGCTCGGCGACCGCCACCACCGGATCGGTCCTCGGGACCGTCTCGTACCTGGCGCCGGAGCAGATCGAGCACGGCACCGCCGACACCCGTGCCGATGTGTACGCCTGCGGCGTCGTCCTCTACGAGATGCTGACCGGCGGCAAGCCGCACTCCGGCGACACGCCGGCCCAGGTGCTCTACCAGCACCTCAGCACCGACGTGCCCGCCCCTTCGGCGAACGTTCCCGGGCTCGCGGTGGAGCTGGACGAGCTGGTCGCGGCGGCCACCGCCCGTAACCCCGAGGTCCGCCCGTACGACGCCGTCGCCCTGCTCGCCCTGCTGCGGGAGGCCCGCGCCGCGCTCCGCGAGGAGCAGCTGGACGCCGTGCCCCCACAGGCCAGGTCCGGGGCCCGGGACACCACGGACGACCGGACCAGCGTGATCGCCCGGGCGGTACCGGCCGGCACCGGGGACGAGCCCGACGCGCACCAGGTCCTGCACACGAACCGGCTGCCGGCCCCCGAGCCGCCCGCACCCGGCCGCCGCCGCCCGCGGCCCCCGCGCGGCCCCCTGCTCCTCGTCGTGGGCGTTCTGCTCGCCCTCGGTCTGGGCGCCGGTGTCTGGTACATCAACTCCGGCCAGTTCACCCGGGTCCCCGCCGTGCTCGGCCAGACGGAGACCGAGGCGACCCGGCGGATCACCGACGCGGGTCTCGAGGTCGGCACGACGAAGCGCGCGTTCAGCGACGTGTACGAGCGCGGCAGCGTCATGGCCGTCGACCCGGCCCCCGGCGAGCGCCTCCGGGGCAACGGCACGGTCACCCTGACCCTCTCCCGCGGTCCCGAGATCGTGAAGGTGCCCAACCTCAAGAACAAGCCGCTCGCCGAGGCGAAGCGCGTCCTCGCGGACGAGGGCCTGGTCGCCGGGGTGATCACGCGGAAGTTCAGTGACACCGTCGCCCAGGGGGCCGTCATCGGCTCCGACCCCGAGCCCGGCACCGAGCGGGCTCCCGACTCGGCCGTCGCCCTGGTCGTCAGCAAGGGCGCCCCGATCGACGTCCCCGACGTCACCGGCGAGACCGTCGCCGACGCCACGGCCCTGCTCCAGGGCGAGGGGCTCAAGGTGGTCCTCGCCCCGGAGCGGATCAACTCCCCCGAGGCCGCCGGATCCGTCGCCGCCCAGTCGCTCGCCGAGGGCAGCCGGGCCGCCGAGGGCGACACCGTCACGCTCACCGTCTCCAAGGGCCCCCGGCTCGTCGGGGTACCTGACGTCGTCGGCGAGACGGTCGACGACGCCCGTACGGCCCTGGAGGACGAGGGCTTCACGGTGGAGGTCAAGAAGTCCTTCCCCTACCTGGGCAACGAGGTCACGGGCCAGTCCGTGAAGGGCGGCTCGACCGCGCCCGAGGGCTCCACCGTCACGATCACGATCAAGGGACTGTAGAAACTGATGCGCAACCCCGTCGGCGGCCATGTCCCGGTGGCCGGTGGCCTCGCCAAGGTCGGCCTCGGCTACGCCCGTGAGCTCGGTGCCGAGACCGTCCAGGTCTTCGTCGCCAACCCGCGCGGCTGGGCCACCCCGCCCGGCAACCCCGCCGAGGACGAGCGGTTCCGCGCCGAGTGCGCCGCCGAGTCGATCTCCGCCTGGGTCCACGCCCCGTACCTGATCAATTTCGGTTCCCACACCGAGGCCACCGCGGAGAAGTCGGTGGAGTCGATGCGGCACTCGCTGCGGCGGGGCCGGGAGATCGGCGCCAAGGGCGTGGTGGTGCACACCGGCTCGGCGACCGGCGGCCGCCCGCGCGCGGAGGCGCTCGCCCAGGTCCGGGAACTGCTGCTGCCGCTCCTCGACGAGCTGACGCACGACGACGACCCGGATCTGCTTCTGGAGTCGACGGCCGGCCAGGGCTTCTCGCTCTGCTCGCGCGCGGAGGACTTCGGCCCGTACTTCGACGCGCTGGACCGGCATCCGAAGCTGGGGATCTGCCTCGACACCTGCCACATCTTCGCCGCCGGCCACGACCTGACCGGTCCGGACGGCGCGGCGCGGACGCTCGACCAGCTGGTGGCGACCGTGGGCGAGGGACGGTTGAAGCTGATCCACGCCAACGACTCCCAGGACGTCGTCGGCGCCCGCAAGGACCGGCACGCGAACATCGGCGTGGGCCACATCGGCGAGGACGCGTTCCGCAGCCTCCTCCGTCACCCGGCGACCGAGGGCGTGCCCCTGATCATCGAGACGCCCGGCGGCACGGCGGGGCACCTCGCGGACGTGGAGCTGCTCAAGAAGCTGAGGCCCTGAGACGATTCCCCGTTGAGGAATACCCCTGGGGGGTATACGGTTCCTGTAATGGCAGGACCCGCTACCCGACCCTGGGGGCACCCATGCAGCACGACGCGCACACCCAGCACGACCACGGCGATCACGGCACCCACACCGGCCACGAGGGACACCACGGGCACCAGGAGCAGCACGGCGGCGGGCACCACGAGGGTCACGCCGCTCACCACGCCCCCGGCAAGGCCTCCTGGTCCATGGCCGCCAAGGCCACGCTGCACTGCCTCACCGGCTGCGCCATCGGCGAGGTCCTCGGCATGATCATCGGCACCGCGCTCGGCTGGGGCAACACGCAGACGATGATCCTCGCGATCATCCTGGCCTTCTTCTTCGGCTATGCGCTGACCCTGCGCGGAATCCTGGCTTCCGGAGTCGATTTCAAGACAGCTTTCAAGGTCGCGCTGGCCGCCGACACCCTGTCCATCGCGGTCATGGAGATCATCGACAACGGCGTCATCGCCCTCTGGCCCGGAGCCATGGACGCCCATCTGTCCGACCCGGTCTTCTGGATCGTGCTCGCCATCGCGCTCGCCGCCGCCTTCGTGGTCACCACACCGGTCAACAAGTGGATGATCGGCCGCGGCAAGGGGCACGCGGTGGTCCACCAGTACCACCACTGACTCGCGGCACCACACCGAAAGGCGGTCCGGGGCGCTACAGCTCCGGGCCGTCCCCGGGTTCCTCCTGGTACGAGTACCGCTGCTCCGTCCAGGGGTCGCCGAGGTTGTGGTACCCGCGCTCCTCCCAGAAGCCCCGCCGGTCGGCGGCCATGTACTCCACGCCGCGGACCCACTTCGGGCCCTTCCAGGCGTACAGGTGCGGGACGACCAGGCGCAGCGGGAATCCGTGCTCGGCGGTGAGCAGCTCGCCGTCCATGTGGGTGGCGAAGATCGAACGGTCGTCGGCGAAGTCGGCGATCCGCATGTTGGCGCTGTAGCCGTACTCGGCCCAGACCATCACATGGGTGACCTGCGGCGCGGGCGGGGCGAGCTCCAGGACCGTGCGGGCCGGGACGCCACCCCATTCGGCCCCGAGCATGCTGAATTTCGTGACGCAGTGCAGATCGGCCACGACCGAGGAGAACGGCAGGGCCGAGAACTCCTCGTGGTTCCAGCACCGCTTGTCGCCGTCGGCCGTCGCGCCGAAGACGCGGAACTCCCAGCGGTCCGGCTTGAACTTGGGGACGGGCCCGTAGTGGGTGACCGGCCAGCCGCGCTGGAGCCGCTGACCCGGCGGAAGGTCCGGCGAACGATCGGGCTGCCCCGCTTCCCGGTGTACTCCGCTCTCCGTCCGACCCATGCCATCCATGGTGACAGACGGCGAGGGGTGGTCATGACCAGGAGACCTCCGGCCTGGCCCGATTCGGGCAACTCCCACTAAGCCTGCACTTACTGGACGCCCCCCATTCGGGGTGCGAGGATGCGGCCATCCTGCCCAGTGACGGCGTAGACACGCAACGTGGAAGGAGCCTCTGCAATGCAGGGCGACCCCGAGGTCCTCGAGTTCCTCAACGAGCAGCTGACCGGCGAGCTGACGGCCATCAACCAGTACTGGCTGCACTACCGCATCCAGGACAACAAGGGGTGGACGAAGCTCGCCAAGTACACGCGCGAAGAGTCCATCGATGAGATGAAGCACGCGGACAAGCTGACCGAGCGCATCCTGATGCTCGACGGCCTGCCCAATTACCAGCGCCTCTTCCACGTTCGGGTCGGCCAGACCCTCACCGAGATGTTCCAGGCGGACCGCCAGGTCGAGGTCGAGGCCATCGACCGCCTGAGGCGCGGGATCGAGGTCATGCGGGCCAAGGGGGACATCACGTCCGCCAACCTCTTCGAGGAGATCCTGGCCGACGAGGAGCACCACATCGACTACCTGGACACGCAGCTCGAACTGATCGAGTCCCTGGGTGAGGCCCTCTACATCTCGACGCTCATCGAGCAGCCGAGCTGAGGCTCCCCCCTTAAGCGGCTTCCCCGAGTTCAGTGACGGTCTCCGCCGCCAGCGCGGGCATCCCCTGGTCCAGGAGGTCGCGCCGCGGGCAGTTGCCCCGGCCGAGGATGGCCTGGATGCGGCGGACGCAGGAACCGCAGTCCGTGCCGGCCTTGCAGGCCGAGGCGATCTGGCGGGGCGTACAGGCGCCCGCGTCGGCGTGCGCCCTGACCTGCTTCTCCGTCACGCCGAAGCATGAGCAGACGTACATCGCGGTTCACCTCCCGCCGTGATCGATAAGGCTAACCTAACCTTACCCGGCGCCGGGGGACCGCAAAAGCCCTGGATGCGACGATGGGGCGCGGATCACATGGATCCGCGCCCCATCGTCGTAGGTACCTACTTACTGATCGCGGTACATCTCCGCCACCAGGAAGGCCAGGTCCAGGGACTGGCTGCGGTTGAGACGCGGGTCGCAGGCCGTCTCGTAGCGCTGGTGCAGGTCGTCGACGAAGATCTCGTCGCCGCCGCCCACGCACTCGGTGACGTCGTCACCGGTGAGCTCGACGTGGATGCCGCCCGGGTGGGTGCCCAGAGCCTTGTGGACCTCGAAGAAGCCCTTGACCTCGTCGAGGACGTCATCGAAGCGGCGGGTCTTGTGGCCGGAGGCGGCCTCGAAGGTGTTGCCGTGCATCGGGTCGGTGACCCAGGCGACGACCGCACCGGAGGCGGTGACCTTCTCGACCAGCTCGGGGAGCTTGTCACGGACCTTGTCGGCGCCCATGCGGACGATGAAGGTCAGCCGGCCGGCCTCGCGCTCGGGGTCGAGACGGTCGATGTACGTCAGCGCGTCGTCCACCGAGGTGGTCGGGCCCAGCTTGATGCCGATCGGGTTCGCGATCCGCGAGGCGAACTCGATGTGGGCGTGGTCGAGCTGGCGGGTGCGCTCGCCGATCCAGACCATGTGGCCGGAGGTGTCGTAGAGCTTGCCGGTGCGCGAGTCCGTACGGGTCAGAGCGCCCTCGTAGTCGAGCAGCAGCGCCTCGTGGGAGGCGTAGAACTCGACGGCCTTGAACTCGGCGGGGTCGGTGCCGCAGGCCTTCATGAAGTTGAGAGCGTTGTCGATCTCCCGCGCCAGCTGCTCGTAGCGCTGGCCCGAGGGGGACGACTTCACGAAGTCCTGGTTCCAGGCGTGCACCTGGCGCAGGTCGGCGTAGCCACCGGTGGTGAAGGCGCGGACCAGGTTGAGCGTCGAGGCGGAGGCGTTGTACATCCGCTTGAGGCGCTCGGGGTCCGGGACACGGGACTTCTCGTCGAAGCCGAAGCCGTTGACGGAGTCGCCGCGGTAGGTCGGCAGGGTCACCCCGTCGCGGGTCTCGGTGCCCTTGGAGCGCGGCTTCGAGTACTGGCCGGCGATACGGCCGACCTTCACGACGGGCACGGAGGCCGCGTAGGTGAGGACGGCACTCATCTGGAGCAGCGTCTTGAGCTTGGCCCTGATGTGGTCGGCGGACACGGCGTCGAAGGCCTCGGCGCAGTCGCCGCCCTGGAGCAGGAACGCCTCGCCACGGGCGACGGCTCCCATCCGGGCACGCAGCTGGTCGCACTCGCCGGCGAAGACGAGCGGAGGATACGACTCGAGGTCCGCGATCACATCGCGCAGAGCCTCGGCATCGGGGTACTCGGGCTGCTGCGCCGCGGGCAGGTCTCGCCAGGTCGCCTTGGCGACGGCGTGGGAATCAGCGTTCACGGTCACACGCACCACATTACGGGGTTCTTCGTCCTGTCCTGTCCCCCTGCCCAGTGACTGAGACGCGCGCCCGTAATGTCCGCCGTCGATCTTCATACCATCGGGTGGTGTTACCCTCTGCCCCGTTTCACTTTAAACAGTCGAATCACAGGGGTGGGTGTGACCCAGAGGCACCGCAGGGACCGTAAGAAGAAGAGACTCTTGTACGGCGCGGCGGCCGCTGTCGTGGCCACGGCCACGATCGGCAGCATCGCGATCGCCTCGCCCGGCCTCCTCGGCACGGCGGGCGACGAGAAGACTGCTGGTGAAGCTTCCCTCCAGTCGCAGTTCGCAAACGCGGCGCGCGAGTTCGATGTGCCGCAGAACGTGCTGATGGCGGTGTCGTACCAACAGACCCGCTGGGAGTCGCACGACGGCGAGCCGAGCACGACGGGCGCGTACAACGTCATGGGTCTGACGAAGGTCGACCCGGAGGATGTGCCGCAGAAGGTCACCGACGAGCAGATCGATCACTTCAACGGCTCCGGCCGGGCGGAGATCGAGAAGACCTTCGACCGCGCGAAGGTCCGGCAGATCCTGGAGAAGGCGCTCGTCGACACCGACGACCCCCGGCTCCACACCCTGGACAAGGCCGCCGAGCTGATCGACAGCTCCAGCGAGGCCGTCCAGAACGACACCGCCGCCTCCATCCGGGCCGGTGCGGCGCTGCTCGCCGACTACCAGAAGCAGGCCGGCGCCGAACTGTCCGACGACGCGGGCGACTGGTACCCGGCCGTGGCCCGCTACAGCCAGTCCCCCGAGAAGAAGGGCGCCGACCTCTTCGCGAAGCGCGTCTTCGACTCCATCCAGGAGGGCGAGCGGGCGGTCACCCTCGACGGCGAGCGGGTCGCCCTGCCGGCCGACCCCTCCGTCGAGCCGGTCAAGCCGTCGAACGTGCCGCTGGCGGCGACCTTCGCGAGCACCAGGGCGGCCGCCGCGGTCCCCGAGTGCCCCGCCAGTCTGAACTGCGACGCCAAGCTCGCCGTCCCCCCGTCCACGGCGAAGAAGAACTACACCGCGGGCGACCGCCCCAATCAGGGCACGGACATCCGCCAGATCGTGATCCACGACACCGAGGGCCCCTACGAGGGCTCACTCAGCGTGCTGACCGATCCGAACGGCGTGGGCAGCGCCCACTACCTGATCAGGGCCCAGGACGGCCAGGTCACCCAGATGCTCGAGAACAAGCATCTCGCGTGGCACGCGGGCAACTGGACCCACAACATGCACGCCATCGGCGTGGAGCACGAGGGCTACGCCATCAAGGAGGGGAGCTGGTACACCGAGCAGCAGTACCGTTCCTCCGCCGAACTGGTGAAGTTCCTGGCGAACCAGTACGGCGTGCCGATCGACCGTGAGCACATCATCGGTCACGACGAGGTGGCGCTCCAGACGGACACCGGCGTCGCCAACCTCCACTGGGACGCCGGCCCGTACTGGGACTGGAACTACTACATGTCCCTCCTGGGCGCCCCGCAGGGCGACAAGGGCGCGGGCGGCCTGCTCCGGGCCGGCCAGGTGGTCCGTGTCGTGCCGCCGTTCACCACGGCCAACCAGCCGAAGCTGACCACCGGCGGCACCGCCGTGTCCGCTCGTCCGGCCAACTTCGGCTACCTGTACACGACGCCGTCGGCCAGTGGCACGACGCTGAAGGACCCGTACTTCACCTCGGGGGCGAACGAGGGCTCGAACTACGGCAACAAGGTCCGCGCCGGCGGCACGTACGTCGTCGCCGACGTCCAGACGGACTGGACGGCCATCTGGTACGCGGGCGTGAAGGCCTGGTTCTACAACCCCGGCGGTCAGTACACGGCGCCGGTGGCCGGTGCCACGACGGTGAAGCTCAAGTCGCCGCTGACCTCGACCAAGGTCTTCGGCCGGTCCTTCCCGGAGACCGCCGCCTACACCGCGGCCGGGCTCGAGGCGCCGGGTGACGAGAACGCCCCGCTGTCGAAGTTCACGTTCGCGACGGGCCAGTCGTACGTCAAGGCCGGTCCGGCGGTGAAGGGCGACGACTGGTTCGGCTCCGCCCAGAAGAACGTCGTCGGCAGCACCCTGTTCGTGCCGATCCGCTTCCACCACAAGATCGTCTGGGTGAAGCAGTCCGACATCGTGGAGGCGCCCGGCGCCGCCCCCGTCGCCACGAACAACCGCTACAACCTGCTCGCCCGGGACGCCTCCGGTGTCCTCTGGCAGTACCAGGGCAAGGGCGGCGGCGCCTTCCTCACCCGGTACCAGGCGGGCACCGGGTGGAACGCGTACAACGCCGTCACCCCGATGACCGCGCTCCGCGCCGACGGCACCGGTGACGCCGTCGCCCGCGATGCCTCCGGCGTGCTCTGGTACTACCAGGGCAGCGCGAACCCGTCCTCGCCGTTCAAGGGCCGCCTTCGGATCGGCACCGGGTGGCAGGCCTACGACCAGATCATCGGCGTCCGGGACGTCACCAACGACGGCAGGCCCGACCTGATCGCCCGCGAGAAGTCGGGTGT
This sequence is a window from Streptomyces sp. NBC_00691. Protein-coding genes within it:
- the pknB gene encoding Stk1 family PASTA domain-containing Ser/Thr kinase, with translation MDTTLQDPLVGRLLDGRYRVDARIAVGGMATVYRAVDTRLDRVLALKVMHPALATDAAFVERFIREAKSVARLSHPNVVGVFDQGAEGAYVYLAMEYVAGCTLRDVLRERGALPPRAALDILEPVLAALGAAHRAGFVHRDMKPENVLIGDDGRVKVADFGLVRAVGSATATTGSVLGTVSYLAPEQIEHGTADTRADVYACGVVLYEMLTGGKPHSGDTPAQVLYQHLSTDVPAPSANVPGLAVELDELVAAATARNPEVRPYDAVALLALLREARAALREEQLDAVPPQARSGARDTTDDRTSVIARAVPAGTGDEPDAHQVLHTNRLPAPEPPAPGRRRPRPPRGPLLLVVGVLLALGLGAGVWYINSGQFTRVPAVLGQTETEATRRITDAGLEVGTTKRAFSDVYERGSVMAVDPAPGERLRGNGTVTLTLSRGPEIVKVPNLKNKPLAEAKRVLADEGLVAGVITRKFSDTVAQGAVIGSDPEPGTERAPDSAVALVVSKGAPIDVPDVTGETVADATALLQGEGLKVVLAPERINSPEAAGSVAAQSLAEGSRAAEGDTVTLTVSKGPRLVGVPDVVGETVDDARTALEDEGFTVEVKKSFPYLGNEVTGQSVKGGSTAPEGSTVTITIKGL
- a CDS encoding deoxyribonuclease IV yields the protein MRNPVGGHVPVAGGLAKVGLGYARELGAETVQVFVANPRGWATPPGNPAEDERFRAECAAESISAWVHAPYLINFGSHTEATAEKSVESMRHSLRRGREIGAKGVVVHTGSATGGRPRAEALAQVRELLLPLLDELTHDDDPDLLLESTAGQGFSLCSRAEDFGPYFDALDRHPKLGICLDTCHIFAAGHDLTGPDGAARTLDQLVATVGEGRLKLIHANDSQDVVGARKDRHANIGVGHIGEDAFRSLLRHPATEGVPLIIETPGGTAGHLADVELLKKLRP
- a CDS encoding DUF4396 domain-containing protein yields the protein MQHDAHTQHDHGDHGTHTGHEGHHGHQEQHGGGHHEGHAAHHAPGKASWSMAAKATLHCLTGCAIGEVLGMIIGTALGWGNTQTMILAIILAFFFGYALTLRGILASGVDFKTAFKVALAADTLSIAVMEIIDNGVIALWPGAMDAHLSDPVFWIVLAIALAAAFVVTTPVNKWMIGRGKGHAVVHQYHH
- a CDS encoding sulfite oxidase-like oxidoreductase, which codes for MGRTESGVHREAGQPDRSPDLPPGQRLQRGWPVTHYGPVPKFKPDRWEFRVFGATADGDKRCWNHEEFSALPFSSVVADLHCVTKFSMLGAEWGGVPARTVLELAPPAPQVTHVMVWAEYGYSANMRIADFADDRSIFATHMDGELLTAEHGFPLRLVVPHLYAWKGPKWVRGVEYMAADRRGFWEERGYHNLGDPWTEQRYSYQEEPGDGPEL
- the bfr gene encoding bacterioferritin, whose amino-acid sequence is MQGDPEVLEFLNEQLTGELTAINQYWLHYRIQDNKGWTKLAKYTREESIDEMKHADKLTERILMLDGLPNYQRLFHVRVGQTLTEMFQADRQVEVEAIDRLRRGIEVMRAKGDITSANLFEEILADEEHHIDYLDTQLELIESLGEALYISTLIEQPS
- a CDS encoding (2Fe-2S)-binding protein, which gives rise to MYVCSCFGVTEKQVRAHADAGACTPRQIASACKAGTDCGSCVRRIQAILGRGNCPRRDLLDQGMPALAAETVTELGEAA
- a CDS encoding class II 3-deoxy-7-phosphoheptulonate synthase, producing the protein MTVNADSHAVAKATWRDLPAAQQPEYPDAEALRDVIADLESYPPLVFAGECDQLRARMGAVARGEAFLLQGGDCAEAFDAVSADHIRAKLKTLLQMSAVLTYAASVPVVKVGRIAGQYSKPRSKGTETRDGVTLPTYRGDSVNGFGFDEKSRVPDPERLKRMYNASASTLNLVRAFTTGGYADLRQVHAWNQDFVKSSPSGQRYEQLAREIDNALNFMKACGTDPAEFKAVEFYASHEALLLDYEGALTRTDSRTGKLYDTSGHMVWIGERTRQLDHAHIEFASRIANPIGIKLGPTTSVDDALTYIDRLDPEREAGRLTFIVRMGADKVRDKLPELVEKVTASGAVVAWVTDPMHGNTFEAASGHKTRRFDDVLDEVKGFFEVHKALGTHPGGIHVELTGDDVTECVGGGDEIFVDDLHQRYETACDPRLNRSQSLDLAFLVAEMYRDQ
- a CDS encoding N-acetylmuramoyl-L-alanine amidase yields the protein MTQRHRRDRKKKRLLYGAAAAVVATATIGSIAIASPGLLGTAGDEKTAGEASLQSQFANAAREFDVPQNVLMAVSYQQTRWESHDGEPSTTGAYNVMGLTKVDPEDVPQKVTDEQIDHFNGSGRAEIEKTFDRAKVRQILEKALVDTDDPRLHTLDKAAELIDSSSEAVQNDTAASIRAGAALLADYQKQAGAELSDDAGDWYPAVARYSQSPEKKGADLFAKRVFDSIQEGERAVTLDGERVALPADPSVEPVKPSNVPLAATFASTRAAAAVPECPASLNCDAKLAVPPSTAKKNYTAGDRPNQGTDIRQIVIHDTEGPYEGSLSVLTDPNGVGSAHYLIRAQDGQVTQMLENKHLAWHAGNWTHNMHAIGVEHEGYAIKEGSWYTEQQYRSSAELVKFLANQYGVPIDREHIIGHDEVALQTDTGVANLHWDAGPYWDWNYYMSLLGAPQGDKGAGGLLRAGQVVRVVPPFTTANQPKLTTGGTAVSARPANFGYLYTTPSASGTTLKDPYFTSGANEGSNYGNKVRAGGTYVVADVQTDWTAIWYAGVKAWFYNPGGQYTAPVAGATTVKLKSPLTSTKVFGRSFPETAAYTAAGLEAPGDENAPLSKFTFATGQSYVKAGPAVKGDDWFGSAQKNVVGSTLFVPIRFHHKIVWVKQSDIVEAPGAAPVATNNRYNLLARDASGVLWQYQGKGGGAFLTRYQAGTGWNAYNAVTPMTALRADGTGDAVARDASGVLWYYQGSANPSSPFKGRLRIGTGWQAYDQIIGVRDVTNDGRPDLIAREKSGVLWLYKGTGVPSAPFATRSKVGAGWQAYNAIVSTGDLSGDGKADLVARDASGTLWSYKGTGSVTQPFATRAKVGAGWQAYNSIVGPSDLDGDGKVDLIGRDGTGTLWSYKGTGSLTAPFATRATVGSGWQIYNLIF